A single Agromyces sp. CF514 DNA region contains:
- a CDS encoding iron chaperone encodes MGIIDAHLDRASVGNRAALERVYAIARESTPDLTEGESYGMPALLYRGKGFVAALESKVHLGLYPFSGKVLPAISDRLDGFDWSQGALKFSANHEIPDDLLRLIFETRREEIDRQLDGRKR; translated from the coding sequence ATGGGCATCATCGACGCGCATCTCGACCGCGCCTCCGTCGGCAATCGCGCTGCCCTCGAGCGCGTCTACGCGATCGCGCGCGAGAGCACACCGGACCTCACCGAGGGCGAGAGCTACGGCATGCCCGCGCTGCTCTATCGCGGCAAGGGCTTCGTCGCCGCGCTCGAGTCGAAGGTGCACCTGGGCCTCTACCCGTTCAGCGGCAAGGTGCTGCCGGCGATCAGCGACCGGCTCGACGGCTTCGACTGGTCCCAGGGCGCCTTGAAGTTCTCGGCGAACCACGAGATCCCCGACGACCTGCTGCGGCTCATCTTCGAGACCCGACGGGAAGAGATCGACCGTCAGCTCGACGGGCGCAAGCGCTGA